GACGACGTGTTGATCATGGATTATAACCGGGTATTAATGCGAGGATCGGCATCTGAATTTATGGAAAAGTTCCACCAGTTTACATTTGATCTGAACCGGGATGATGTGAATCTTAAAGAAGAATCACTGACTGTTGAGATGGATCGAATTAAAAATCACTATGAACTTTACACGTATGCATCGGCAGAAGAAGTACAGGCCATGTTGCAGGCAAAAGGGTTGGAATATTCTGATTTTAAACCTGTAAAGATGACTTTGGAAGATGCTTTTATTGGTTTAACAGGTAAATATTAAGATTATGGCATTACATCTTTTTTATAAAGAATGGTTAAAAACGAAATGGTTTGTACTTGCTTCTCTGGTGTTGGGAGTGGGAACAATATTATATGCATTCATTGGCTTGAATAGCAATATTATAAATGCTGATGGAGGATCGAATTATGTTTTTGAATGGTTTACACAAGCCGGACGGCCGCATTATGGGATTTTCAAGAATATCCCTTTTATCATTGCCTTATTGATTGGTGGATCGCAGTATTTGCCGGAGGTCCTGCAAAAAAGAATCAAATTAACCCTGCATTTACCGTTGAATGAAATTGTGATGCTTTACACGATGGTTTTATATGGGTTTCTCATGATTCTTTCATTGATGGTCATCTTCATGATACTGTTTTTCACGATAGACCTTTATTTCTTTCCGGTGGAGATGCATGTTATGGCTATAAATGCTTTCTTGCCTTGGATATTGGGAGGATTCACGACCTATTTCTTCGTGGCAATGATTGCCATGGAACCCAGTTGGAAATTTCGGTGTTTATATGCGATCGTGGTGTATGAATTATTGGATATTTACCTGTTGGGAGGTAATATGTCGAATCTCTATGTACTAATGATTATAGTACTGGTCATCGCGAGTCTTGGAATGATATATACGGCTAATCGTTTTAAAATAGGAGAAAAATAATATGATACCAAAGATGATAAGATTAGCTCTGGTGCTATTGGCTGTATTGGTAATGGCGTTGGAGTTCCCTAAAATATATAAGAAAACATTCGAACAAAGGGAAAGACGTACTCAGCTCGTATTTAGCGAGATATTGAATGATTTTGTTACCTTGAAATATGAATACGACACGGTACAGTTACGTGAGATTCAGGTCGGAAGAGATCGGGCCGGGAATACTTACGATACGAAAGCATTGATGGATATATTCCCGATGAAGAATTGTCGGCAATTAATGTACGAGAACCGGTTCCCCGATACAATTCGCGGGCAACACGTGACCTTGCAGATGATACAGGATGCGGCACGTTTCCCCTTGTTCCTTGGGGCTGGACCCGGACGAAAATCTTTATTGTGGATGTTTGAATCCCATACGGATCGGATAAAAATGGAACTTCCTGAAGATATGTTTCGCTTGACAGATGACGGGATTGAATTTATTGAAACGGATATTAATCGGGTTAAAGGCGTGAATAAGGAAAAGAGTGAACGTTTTACCCGGGCCATGAAGAATGAAGGCATACAATTCCCGATAAAGAATATTTATGGACTTCCTTCCACTTCCAAATCAAAAGATGATGGCTATTTTATGGTGGACAATAAGGACGATTTTTTCCATTTAAAAATGTATGATGGAGAACCTCAATGTCATAAAATACCTCTTCCTGTCGGTATGCAGGTAAATGGAATGAATTGTCTCGTGGATAATGTAAATTATGGATACGTGTACGATCAGAACTATAACATCTATTTGATGCGTATCAAAGATTATAGTTTCTTCCAGCTCCCGATATATGATTACAAGGACTATGGGAGTCTGATTACGATGAGTGAGGATCTTTTCTTTTATACCTATCAATTGTACGGTTTGGATCGTGTAAAAATTTACGTGGTGGACAAGGAGCATAATTTGCTGGCTTCCGAAACATTGGTTTATCCTCTCTACGAAAATTCGAAAGTGGGACAGAGAGAGAACTATGTATTCCCCTTTAAAGCTCGTTTCACCCGTGATGGAGCCAAAAAGTTGAAAGTGGAGGCCTATGATATGCAACGGTTTATTTATTTGAATATAGCGTTAACCTTATTGTTACTCTGTATCAAGTTGTACCATAAACGGAGTATGCGGAATTTATTTAATTATTTGGATCTGGCCGTGACATTGGTATGTGGAATTTATGGTTTTATTGCCGTACTTATTTTCCCGAATCGTAAATAATGACAGCATGATGAAAAAAATTATATTAAGCTTGGGCGTTTTGTTACTAACGATAGCTCTTTACGCCCAAAAACCTTTTGATCTGAAAACAGGAGATATCCTGTTTCAGACCAATAAGGCTCGAACCTCTTTTGTGAAGGCAATCGAAAACGTGACAACCAGTTTGGATGACTTGAACTTTTCCCATGTCGGGGTTGTGCTGGTTGAGGACGGACAGGTTTTCGTGTTGGAGGCCACTCAGCCCGATGTTTGTAAAACCCCGTTAGAAAAATTTCTTAAACAGGCTAAATCCGTGAACGGGAATCCGTTGGTTGTGGTCGGGAGGCTGAAACCGAAATATCAGAAGTCCATTCCCCGTGCGATAGAAATATTGAAGTCATTTTTAGGGAAACCTTATGATTACGTGTTTTTACCGGATAATGATAAATATTATTGTAGTGAGATCATCTATTTGGCTTTTTTGCGTCCTAACGGGAAGCCGATTTTCAAGGCGACTCCAATGTCATTTAAAGACAAGGAGACGGGGGAAACCAGTCCCTTGTGGAAGAAACATTTCGAGCGCCATAAAACTCCGATCCCGGAGGGTATTCTTGGAACAAGCCCCGGTGAGATGTCTCGTTCTAAAGCGATAAAGATCGTACACCGTTATTTTTAAACGGGATTCAATTCGCTCCGTTGTTTGAATTTCAATTAAAACCAATAAAGTATGGCACTTGATAAAATTCGACTAATTGCAAGTTATGAGAGAAAGATCATTCGGCGACATTTGTTGTTTTGGATTTTTCTTATTTGTATTGTTTTTGGAATTACAGGTGTACAATGGTATTTACAAGTAGATTCCACTGTATGGGTGGAATCTGCTTTATCTGCTACGGTACCTTACATGAACGCATGGTTGTTCAATTTGTTACAATCTTTATTGGTTATCTTTGTCGGGGTGGAATTTGTCTGGAGGGATCGGCAGTTAGGTACCAATGAAACCTTTTTAAGTCGTTCCGAGACAAACGTGGAGTATATGTTTGGAAAGATATGGGGAGTAATGAAGATCTGTCTCTTGTTGAATCTTGTTTCAATAGGAATCGCTATCATGATTCATTTGTTATTCATGGAGACGGTAGCTTTTAATCCATTTCTCTATTTGTTTTATTTATTGACGTTGACTTTCCCTGCCTTGGTGTTTGTTCTTGGAATCTCGTTGTTTGTTGCGATGTTGATTCGTAATCATTATCTGGCATTATTGCTTTTGATAATTGGGTTCATCGGGTGTTATTTTGCCGCTCCGTGGACATTATATGGAATGTTTGATCCATGGGCTCGTTCCCAGCCGTTGTTATTTTCTGATGCAATCGGTTTTGCCAATATCGGGATCTTCCTGTTACATCGCTTGGCATACTTTTCTTGTGGAGTCGGTCTGATATTTTTGTCGATGCTGTTAATGAAACGTATGGATGATAAACGTTCTGCTTTTCGGAAAGTATTGGGAATCTTAGCGGGTGGTTTCGTCCTATTGGGAATCTTAGCGGGTACATTATATTTGAATACTTACCTGGATATAAATCAACGACGTGTAAGATTCAGGATTGCTCAGGAAAAATATATGAAGAATGATCGGGTCCAGATTGTCTCCAACCGTATGGTGTATAAACAATCCGGGAACAGGCTGAACGTTAAAAGTCTTTTACTTCTGGTGAATAAGAGTAAGCAACCGATAGACTCCCCGATACTTTATTTGAATCCCGGATTAGGCATTGTTTCTTTGACAAGTGAAGGGCAGGAGTTGGCTTATAATCGAGAAGGACACGTGGTCGTCATGAATCGGAAAATGGAGTGTGGGGAGGAATTACCTTTGCGGGTAGAATATGAGGGAACAATTGATGAGGCTATTTGTTATTTAGAACTATCTGATGAAGAATATCATAATACGCGAATGGGAGTTCTTCCGTTTTCTGCTGATCCATCGGGGAAGATGCCTAAAACCCGGCATGAACTGTATAGTAATGGAGGACGTTTTGCCCATGTTGGGAATAAATATACAATTCTTTTGCCCGAATGTTTGTGGTATTTATCGGCAGTACCACCAGTGAACCTGCAAATGCCTTCAATGAAAGATTTCGATTTCACGGATTATCAATTGGAGGTGGAAGGGCAAGAAGGTAAGGCTGTTATTTCTCAAGGCTGCATGGAGAGAAATGAAAAAGGGATTAGTTATTCCAATGCTCATCCGTTGCCTCGTCTCAGTTTATGTATAGGGGATTATGAACAGAAGACGATAACCGTTGATTCACTTTCATTCGGGGTATATTATTTCCCGGGGCATGATTTTTGGGTTAAAGATCATCGTTTGTCGTCAGATTCCTTGAGATTATTAATATCTGATCAGTTGGGAATGTTGAAACATCAAATAGGAAATTCACTTCCAACGAATCGTTTGTCGATAGTCGAAATACCATTGAATTTTAGAGCTTATCTTAGACAGGGCCAATTGGGAAGTAATTTCGTACAACCTGAATTTGTGTTCTTCCCGGAGAAACTTTTTACCGAATCCTATAGGTCGATGAAGGATATTTTGAAAGTAATAAAGACCGAGAGAGTTCTTGAGAGAGAAGGGGTTGTACTGCGGTCAAACGTGATAAATCGTTTTTTCGAACCGATTTATAATATTATGCCTATGTATCAGGAATTTCGAGCCACAATATATTCGGATAAGTTTCCTTGTATTGGAGATTTGATATACGAGATGCGGTTTTCCGGTCAGTCTAAAGATCATTTATCATTAAATGAAAAGGTGAAAATCATTCAATATTGGGATGGAAAAAGCTTGCGTGGAGCATTGATGGATAGGGATAATCCGGTTGAATACATGATGCTCAAAAAGAAAAGAGAGCATATCAATTCATTAATTGCGACTCGGGTAGAGATGATGTATATGTGGGATTTTATCGAGGATTTTGTAAAACGTCATTCTTATCAACGAGTTGATTTTGATGTTTTTGCTCGTGAATTTAAAGATCAATTCAATGTGAATATAGATAGTCTGTTGGATCGCTACTATGATGATAATCGATTACCAATCTTGTTTGTTCAAGACTTGAAAATGGAATCTTATAATGATATTCCCTTAGGGTATTGTAAGGTATATAATCCTTCGGATGTCGATGGTATACTAAAGGTGGATGGGTATGATCAGAAATTACGTCGGCAACGACCGAACTATTTTTTAATTCCAGCGAAAAGTTGTAAAGAGGTTCGAGTGAGGAACTATACTATACCGAGTTTTTCCGTGGAACTGGGTTTATGTTGTAATTTACCTGATAGAATTTCTATAATGTACAATGATACAGAGAAAACAGAGTGGGATTGGGAAGGAATTAGAGATGCTGATAGTAGTAGTTTTAGGTTATCGCCGAATGAAATTGTTGTGGATAATGAAGATGTCGGTTTCCGTTTGGTGGGAAAGGATAAGCGTAAGAAATGGGGCGAACATCTTCAAGAAGAACGAGAGTACCAGAATGTGGAGGATGTGGGTGATGAATGGATTCTTTCAATTTCTTCTTCTTTATATGGGCATAAAATAAAGAGTGCTTACTGTAAAAAGGCTGGGATTGGGGAAGAGTATGCCGAGTGGATGGTGAAGATTAAAGAACCGGGAAAATATCGTGTTGTCGCTCATGTCCCTGAATCTTTGTATGCAACCTTCTTGGGGTCCTTTTTGAAAAATGCAAGGTTGTATTATCAAGTATTTTCGGAGGAAGGAGATACTTATGTAGAGCTGGATCTGAACGAGGAAACTCCGGGATGGATTGAGTTGGGAACATATGAGTTCCGTGAGGGGGACTACTTTGTACGATTAAGTGATAAGGGTGGAACTGATTTGCAACCGGTAATAAAAACAAGAATGTTAAGAAGAAATACAAATGTTACTTGTTACCAAATAATCATTGCAGATGCCGTGAAGTGGGTTAAAGTCGAATAATGATATGAAAAAAGCCGGTTTTCACCGGCTTTTTTCATATCACTATATTGATTTATTCGAAGTTAGCAAATTCTCCTTGTTTCAAGAATTCAACGGCAGCCTCAATGTCTTGGTACATTACCCGGTCTTGGCTGTTGAACGGTACGATGGTACGGAATTCAGCCAAGAAGTTTTCCAGATATTCTGATGTTTTCGTCGGACGTTGCATATCGATGGCTTGTGCGGCGTTCATCAATTCGATAGCTAACACGCGTTCCACGTTCTCGATCACTTTCACGGTCTTGGTTGCGGCATTACCACCCATGCTGACATGGTCTTCCTGCTCGTTGGAGGACGGGATGGAGTCCACGGAACACGGGGAACACAATTGTTTGTTCTTGCTAACAATAGCGGCAGCGGCGTATTGCGGGATCATGAAACCGGAATTCAAGCCGGAATTGGCAACGAGGAATTCAGGTGTTTTACGATCTCCGGCAATCAAACGATATACCCGTCTTTCTGAGATACTACCCAATTCGGCAATAGCGATGCTCAAGAAATCTAATACCAGTGCTAGCGGTTCTCCGTGGAAATTACCCCCGGAAATGATCAAATCGTCCTCCATGAAAATCGTCGGGTTGTCGGTTACCGAGTTGATTTCCCGTTCAACGACAGAGGCCACGTAAGCCACGGTGTCTTTCACTGCCCCGTGTACTTGCGGCATACAGCGGAAAGAGTACGGGTCTTGCACGTGAGTTTTTTCCATTTTCTGGAATTCTGAACCTTCCAGTAAGGTGCGGATATTGCGAGCCGTTTCAATTTGTCCCGGATGAGGACGGGCCTCGTGAATTTGTGGTAAGAACGGGTCGATACGTCCGTCGTATGCTTCCAGTGATAACGCCCCGATAATGTCAGCGTATTTTACCACTTTGAAGGCATTCAATAAAGCGTAAACAGCGTGAGAACTCATGAATTGAGTACCGTTCAACAAGGCCAATCCTTCTTTGGCTCCCAGTTGGATGGGTTCCCATCCAAATTTGGCATTAATTTCTTTTGCCGGATAGATTTTTCCCTTGTAGAATACTTCACCCTCACCGATCAACGGCAAGAACAAGTTTGCCAGTGGGGCCAAGTCTCCGGATGCACCCAAAGAACCCAACTCTTTCACCACGGGAAGAACGTCATGGTTGAACATATCAATAATACGTTCTACTGTCACTTGTTGTACCCCGGATTTTCCTAAAGAGAGAGCGTGAGCCTTCAACAACAGCATCAAACGGATAATATCTTTATGCACGGGTTCTCCCAAGCTGCAAGCGTGAGACATTACCAAATTAGCCTGTAATTGGCTTAAGTCTTCTTGCGAAATAGAAATTTTGCATAGAGAGCCGAACCCGGTCGTGATCCCGTACAACGGTTTGTCGGAAGTCGCGATTTTGTGATCCAAGTAAGCCTTGCAATCATTGATCAGTTTCTTGCTTTCGTCTGATAAAGCTAACTTATACTTTTTAGTTAAGATTTTTTCGATCTGCTCGAAAGTTAATTTCTCTGGGGTAATATAATGAGTCATTGGAATTTTAGATTTTAAATTTTAGATTTTAAATTGTACGCACACGAGCGAGGCGGGAGCCTCGCGAGTTTGTAAAGTCTATAAGGTTCATAAGGTTAAACCTTCGGTTTTTAAAGTTTCGTTACTTTATAAACTTTATGAACCTTACAAACTTTATAACCTATTTCCCGATCACGGGAATCTGACATCAAATCCGTGGCTTTTCAGCGGACGTTGTTCTTTGCGATAGAGTTGCATATTTTAATTCTCGCTTTTTAGTTTGTCAACCAGGCTGGAAACGGCTACACTTTCTTGTTCTCCGGTGAGCATATTTTTCAGCGTGACCACGTTATTGTTTATTTCGTTTTCACCGACTAAGGCCACGTAGGGAATACTCTTTTTGTCGGCGTAAGTCATTTGCTTCTTCATCTTGGCGGCTTCGGGGTATATCTCGGAGTTGATTCCCGCGGCCCGTAGGGTTTTCAGCACGGGAAGACAGAAAGCCTCCTCTTTTTCCCCGAAGTTCACGAAAAGTACACGGGGCGTTGCCGTGGAATCCTTGGGGAAGATGTCCAGTTGGTTCATCACGTCGAAGATTCGGTCGGCTCCGAAGGATATGCCGACACCCGACATGTTTTTCATCCCGAAGATACCGGTCAAGTCGTCATAACGTCCCCCCCCGGTGATACTCCCGATCTCCACGTCCTTGGCTTTTACCTCAAAAATGGCTCCGGTGTAGTAGCTCAAACCGCGGGCAAGCGTTAGGTCCAGTTTTACTTCCGTTTGGATGTCCAATTGATTCAGGTAACGGAACACGGTGGAGAGTTCTGCAACTCCTTTTAATCCGGTTTCGCTGCCTTTCAGGACTTCCTGCAAGCGGGTCAATTTCTCCTCGTTGGAACCTTCCAGGCGTAGTATCGGCTGCAGTTTCTCGATGGCCTCTTCTGACACTCCTTTTTCCCGGAGTTCGGCGTTCACGTTCTCGGCTCCAATCTTGTCCATCTTGTCAATGGCAACGGTGATGTCAACCAGCTTGTCGGGATGCCCGATTGTCTCGGCAATTCCCGCCAGCACTTTCCGGTTGTTGATCAACAAGCGTACGTTTATTTTCAGCCGTTTGTATACCTCGTCCACGATTTGAACCAATTCCACCTCGTTCAGCAAGGAATCACTTCCCACGACATCCACGTCACACTGGTAGAACTCGCGATAGCGTCCCTTCTGCGGACGGTCAGCCCGCCACACGGGTTGAATCTGGTAGCGCTTGAACGGGAACGATATTTCATTTTGGTGTTGTACCACGAATCGGGCGAAAGGCACGGTCAGGTCATAACGCAATCCCTTCTCGCAAATCTTGTTGGTCAACCGGGGAATATTACGTTCCTCCACTTCGCTATTGGTGACAGGAGCCAAGAAATCCCCGGAGTTCAGTATTTTGAAAAGTAATTTATCCCCTTCCTCGCCGTATTTCCCCATAAGGGTCGAAAGATTTTCCATTGCCGGAGTTTCCAGCGGCAGGTAACCATAAAGTTTGAATACGGATTTGATCGTGTCGAATATATAATTTCTTTTCACCATAACTTCCGGTGAATAGTCTCTTGTTCCTTTCGGGATAGATGGAGTCTGTGCCATGTCTTCTTTTTTAGCTTTTATCTTAATAGTGATGCAAATATAAACGATTCTGATTTCTTTTGAAACTCTTCGGTGGAATAAATATTGGGTGTTGACGGGGTGGTCTTGTATTTTTAAGATAAAACCATTGAAATATCTGGGATATATATAAGTAATAATTCTCTATAAGCCTTGTTTCAGGCTTTTCTCCCCTTTTCCCGTGTATGGTAAAAGGGCTATGAAAGGGGAATGAAAGGGCGTGGAATGGGACATGGGGGATTATTACCTTGTGAAAGGGTTGGTATTGCGATAGTATTAAGCTGTCTTTTATTTGTAATTTCCCGACATGAGGGGAATAAATTATAAAGAGAATCATTACTTTTGTTATAAATATTATGGCTTATGCAGGATGAGTTAACTTTGTTCCGGAAAATGCAGGAAGGGGATTGGAATGCGTTCAATTCTTTTTTCGAGTCTTACTCGGAACGGTTATACCTTTACGCGTTAGGTTTTGTCGGGAACCGGGCGGAAGCGGAGGACATCGTGCAGGATACGTTTATTTACCTATGGGTCAACCGGGCGAAAATCTCTCACTCGGGATCGATCTATGCTTATTTAAGTCGTTCCGTCAAGAATTCTTGTATTGATCGTAAACTTCACGAGGAGGTGAAACAAAGGTACCAGCGGGAAATGATGGCGTCAGGGGAAGAAGTAAGTGAGGATTATGAGAGTTTCGAAGAGTTGTACGAGCGATTGCAAATCGTGATGGATAGCTTGCCGCCCAAGTGCAAGGAGATTTTTATTTTGGGATGTGTCGAGGGATTGAGTTACAAGGACGTGGCCGAACAATTGGGCGTGTCCGTGAATACCGTGAAGACACAGGTCAAGGTCGCTTACAAGAAAATTAAATCCGAGTTTGGCGATCGGGATAAAAATTTCATGTTAATCCTGTGTAATTCTTTTTTCAAAGAAGAGGTGGAGAAATAGGTTGTAACTTTTCTTCCGTGGGAACGGTAAAAGCTAGAAAATCTGTTTTTTATGAAGTTAGACGTGAAACGAGTATTTCATCCGGTGAGCCCATTGATGGCCACGGCGAAAGGGGTGGCCGTACTTTTGTCCTATTTGGTTGGGGCTTACCTCACGGGGCATTTTCACGTGGAATCCCGTTGGATGGGGTCCATGCTTGCGGTAATCTCCGCTATTGTCGTGTTGCAGGAAGACGTGAAAACTTCTATTCATCAGGGAGGTCTGCGGGTGTTCGGGACGTTTATCGGGGCCGTGATTGCTTACGTGTATCTACTTCTTTTTCCATTCACCCTTTTGGGAATGATTGTCACCGTGTTTTTATTGGATATTTTATGTATGCTTTTGGGCATCCCCGATGATGGTAAGATGGCCACCATTACTTTGGTAATTATCCTGCTTATATCTAAAATGTCTCCCTCGATTTCTCCTTTCGTGAATGGTGTCCTGCGCTT
The window above is part of the Butyricimonas paravirosa genome. Proteins encoded here:
- a CDS encoding DUF4857 domain-containing protein; the encoded protein is MIRLALVLLAVLVMALEFPKIYKKTFEQRERRTQLVFSEILNDFVTLKYEYDTVQLREIQVGRDRAGNTYDTKALMDIFPMKNCRQLMYENRFPDTIRGQHVTLQMIQDAARFPLFLGAGPGRKSLLWMFESHTDRIKMELPEDMFRLTDDGIEFIETDINRVKGVNKEKSERFTRAMKNEGIQFPIKNIYGLPSTSKSKDDGYFMVDNKDDFFHLKMYDGEPQCHKIPLPVGMQVNGMNCLVDNVNYGYVYDQNYNIYLMRIKDYSFFQLPIYDYKDYGSLITMSEDLFFYTYQLYGLDRVKIYVVDKEHNLLASETLVYPLYENSKVGQRENYVFPFKARFTRDGAKKLKVEAYDMQRFIYLNIALTLLLLCIKLYHKRSMRNLFNYLDLAVTLVCGIYGFIAVLIFPNRK
- a CDS encoding YiiX/YebB-like N1pC/P60 family cysteine hydrolase; amino-acid sequence: MMKKIILSLGVLLLTIALYAQKPFDLKTGDILFQTNKARTSFVKAIENVTTSLDDLNFSHVGVVLVEDGQVFVLEATQPDVCKTPLEKFLKQAKSVNGNPLVVVGRLKPKYQKSIPRAIEILKSFLGKPYDYVFLPDNDKYYCSEIIYLAFLRPNGKPIFKATPMSFKDKETGETSPLWKKHFERHKTPIPEGILGTSPGEMSRSKAIKIVHRYF
- the hutH gene encoding histidine ammonia-lyase; the encoded protein is MTHYITPEKLTFEQIEKILTKKYKLALSDESKKLINDCKAYLDHKIATSDKPLYGITTGFGSLCKISISQEDLSQLQANLVMSHACSLGEPVHKDIIRLMLLLKAHALSLGKSGVQQVTVERIIDMFNHDVLPVVKELGSLGASGDLAPLANLFLPLIGEGEVFYKGKIYPAKEINAKFGWEPIQLGAKEGLALLNGTQFMSSHAVYALLNAFKVVKYADIIGALSLEAYDGRIDPFLPQIHEARPHPGQIETARNIRTLLEGSEFQKMEKTHVQDPYSFRCMPQVHGAVKDTVAYVASVVEREINSVTDNPTIFMEDDLIISGGNFHGEPLALVLDFLSIAIAELGSISERRVYRLIAGDRKTPEFLVANSGLNSGFMIPQYAAAAIVSKNKQLCSPCSVDSIPSSNEQEDHVSMGGNAATKTVKVIENVERVLAIELMNAAQAIDMQRPTKTSEYLENFLAEFRTIVPFNSQDRVMYQDIEAAVEFLKQGEFANFE
- the hisS gene encoding histidine--tRNA ligase; protein product: MAQTPSIPKGTRDYSPEVMVKRNYIFDTIKSVFKLYGYLPLETPAMENLSTLMGKYGEEGDKLLFKILNSGDFLAPVTNSEVEERNIPRLTNKICEKGLRYDLTVPFARFVVQHQNEISFPFKRYQIQPVWRADRPQKGRYREFYQCDVDVVGSDSLLNEVELVQIVDEVYKRLKINVRLLINNRKVLAGIAETIGHPDKLVDITVAIDKMDKIGAENVNAELREKGVSEEAIEKLQPILRLEGSNEEKLTRLQEVLKGSETGLKGVAELSTVFRYLNQLDIQTEVKLDLTLARGLSYYTGAIFEVKAKDVEIGSITGGGRYDDLTGIFGMKNMSGVGISFGADRIFDVMNQLDIFPKDSTATPRVLFVNFGEKEEAFCLPVLKTLRAAGINSEIYPEAAKMKKQMTYADKKSIPYVALVGENEINNNVVTLKNMLTGEQESVAVSSLVDKLKSEN
- a CDS encoding RNA polymerase sigma-70 factor, with translation MQDELTLFRKMQEGDWNAFNSFFESYSERLYLYALGFVGNRAEAEDIVQDTFIYLWVNRAKISHSGSIYAYLSRSVKNSCIDRKLHEEVKQRYQREMMASGEEVSEDYESFEELYERLQIVMDSLPPKCKEIFILGCVEGLSYKDVAEQLGVSVNTVKTQVKVAYKKIKSEFGDRDKNFMLILCNSFFKEEVEK
- a CDS encoding FUSC family protein, with amino-acid sequence MKLDVKRVFHPVSPLMATAKGVAVLLSYLVGAYLTGHFHVESRWMGSMLAVISAIVVLQEDVKTSIHQGGLRVFGTFIGAVIAYVYLLLFPFTLLGMIVTVFLLDILCMLLGIPDDGKMATITLVIILLISKMSPSISPFVNGVLRFSEATVGALIGIALAWGVEQIRKRTNH